One stretch of Arthrobacter polaris DNA includes these proteins:
- a CDS encoding extracellular solute-binding protein, which translates to MGSVVFGQDAEXGGYDPKKLIVGESAGVAFAKKLVEWGDSGAKVLYSNITGDIAKEEFKNGKSPYFITGPWNVPDLQKAGIKLAVDPLPTAGDKPAQPFVGVNGFFISAKSANALATTEFVTNYLTTEAAQDSMFTAGGRPPALTASFTKASSDPIVAAFGKIGDNGVPMPAIPEMDAVWNDXGATELALIKGNGDPVTDWPKMAAAIESKIGA; encoded by the coding sequence ATGGGTTCGGTTGTCTTCGGCCAGGACGCCGAGNNCGGCGGTTACGATCCCAAGAAGCTCATCGTGGGTGAGTCAGCCGGGGTCGCGTTTGCCAAGAAGCTGGTGGAGTGGGGAGATTCCGGCGCCAAGGTCCTGTACTCCAACATCACCGGCGACATTGCCAAGGAGGAGTTCAAGAACGGCAAGAGCCCGTACTTCATCACCGGCCCGTGGAATGTCCCGGATCTGCAGAAGGCCGGGATCAAGCTCGCTGTTGACCCGCTGCCCACCGCAGGGGATAAGCCCGCGCAGCCGTTTGTCGGCGTTAACGGCTTCTTCATCAGCGCCAAGAGTGCCAACGCGCTGGCCACCACGGAGTTCGTCACCAACTACCTGACCACCGAAGCGGCCCAAGATTCCATGTTCACCGCAGGTGGCCGTCCTCCGGCTCTGACGGCGTCCTTCACGAAGGCATCCTCGGATCCCATCGTGGCGGCGTTCGGCAAGATCGGTGACAATGGCGTTCCCATGCCTGCCATCCCGGAAATGGATGCCGTGTGGAATGACTGNGGGGCCACCGAGCTGGCCTTGATCAAGGGCAATGGTGATCCCGTAACCGACTGGCCCAAGATGGCTGCAGCCATCGAGTCCAAGATCGGCGCGTGA
- a CDS encoding extracellular solute-binding protein translates to MKFKADTGIEVKLGDESSTFSKTAIKAMTFDGSIYGVPYSVENIALLPNTDLLPAAATTFEEVIAAGRGVADSGNAQCAFLVGLEPKQGDP, encoded by the coding sequence GTGAAGTTCAAGGCTGACACCGGCATTGAAGTGAAGCTCGGCGATGAGTCCTCCACTTTCTCGAAAACCGCTATCAAGGCCATGACCTTCGATGGCTCAATCTATGGCGTCCCGTACTCAGTAGAAAACATTGCTTTGCTACCTAACACGGACTTGCTACCCGCAGCCGCCACCACTTTTGAAGAAGTCATCGCCGCTGGGAGGGGCGTTGCGGACTCGGGCAACGCCCAGTGCGCGTTCTTAGTGGGCCTGGAACCCAAACAGGGCGATCCCTAA
- a CDS encoding glycoside hydrolase family 13 protein has translation MSVTSSDLIYSSATLAPASFAPATSPAPAPASVPISTSLGSALTPIHAAAPHGTQHWSADSVIYQIYPRSFRDSDGDGVGDLAGITLELGQLAQLGVDAVWLSPFFRSPQRDGGYDVSDYRQVDPLFGTLTDFEHMVETAAGLNLRVIIDLVPNHCSDQHHLFQAALTAAPGSAERDVFIFRDGKGPDGALPPNNWQSHFGGPAWTRVTQANGVAGQWFLHLFDSTQPDFNWDNTTVHAEFEETLRFWLDRGVHGFRVDVAHALVKAAGLPDWGGTAWGGSIEGFXSHLAPMFGQPALHNIYRRWREVLAEYGPERILCAEANVDPLERMADWVRPDQMHQAFNFPYLATGFCAPALRTVVQDSLRAFDAVGAXSTWVLSNHDVVRHASRFGYDGGSPRDGDGVGAGDEQPNLALGRQRAAAASLFMLALPGACYLYQGEELGLPDHTTLPDAARQDPTFARTGGERIGRDGCRVPLXXRADSPAAGFSDSPDAGFSDGPDAGFSDGSHSGAGNGAASTADSGENGATPAAPWLXQPXNWPSYARDTQANDPASHLSLYRKALALRRELKLGTGSLQWAEKYCTEDSLAFLNGSTLVLINTGSEPLPLPAGTVIARSLPALGDSAELESSEAIWLKL, from the coding sequence ATGTCAGTCACCTCCTCGGATCTCATCTACTCCTCGGCCACCCTTGCGCCCGCCTCTTTCGCCCCGGCTACGTCACCGGCCCCGGCGCCAGCGTCGGTGCCGATCTCCACCTCACTCGGCAGCGCCCTGACGCCGATCCATGCGGCGGCACCCCACGGCACCCAGCATTGGTCGGCCGACTCCGTGATTTACCAGATCTACCCGCGGTCCTTCCGCGACAGTGACGGCGACGGCGTTGGAGATTTGGCAGGGATCACCCTCGAATTGGGTCAGCTAGCGCAGCTGGGCGTGGACGCCGTGTGGCTCTCACCGTTCTTCCGGTCCCCGCAACGCGACGGCGGCTACGACGTCTCCGATTATCGCCAGGTGGATCCACTCTTTGGCACACTGACGGATTTTGAGCACATGGTGGAAACGGCCGCCGGGCTGAACCTGCGCGTGATCATCGATCTGGTCCCCAACCACTGCTCCGATCAACACCACCTCTTCCAGGCAGCACTCACAGCAGCACCGGGCAGCGCTGAGCGGGATGTGTTCATCTTCCGCGACGGCAAGGGCCCTGACGGCGCTTTGCCGCCGAACAACTGGCAGTCACACTTTGGCGGCCCGGCCTGGACCCGCGTCACGCAGGCCAACGGAGTAGCGGGCCAGTGGTTCTTGCACCTGTTCGATTCCACGCAACCCGATTTCAACTGGGACAACACCACCGTCCACGCCGAGTTCGAAGAAACTTTGCGATTCTGGCTCGATCGCGGCGTGCACGGCTTCCGCGTGGATGTGGCCCACGCCTTGGTCAAGGCCGCTGGCCTGCCCGATTGGGGCGGCACAGCCTGGGGCGGCAGCATCGAGGGCTTCNCTAGCCACTTGGCACCCATGTTTGGCCAGCCGGCACTGCACAACATCTACCGCCGCTGGCGCGAGGTCCTCGCCGAGTACGGCCCGGAGCGAATCCTGTGTGCCGAGGCCAACGTGGATCCGCTGGAGCGCATGGCTGATTGGGTACGCCCCGACCAGATGCACCAGGCCTTCAACTTCCCCTACCTGGCCACCGGATTCTGCGCACCAGCGCTGCGCACCGTGGTCCAGGACTCTCTGCGCGCCTTTGATGCTGTTGGCGCCNCCAGCACGTGGGTCCTTTCCAACCACGACGTGGTCCGGCACGCCTCCCGCTTCGGGTACGACGGCGGTAGCCCTCGCGACGGTGATGGTGTTGGCGCCGGTGATGAACAGCCCAACCTTGCTTTGGGCCGCCAACGTGCGGCTGCGGCATCGCTGTTCATGCTGGCATTGCCGGGTGCTTGCTACCTCTACCAAGGCGAAGAGCTGGGCCTGCCGGATCACACCACGCTGCCGGACGCGGCCCGTCAGGATCCCACGTTTGCCCGCACCGGCGGTGAAAGGATTGGCCGCGACGGCTGCCGAGTGCCGCTCNCTNGGCGAGCTGACAGCCCGGCCGCAGGCTTCAGCGACAGCCCGGACGCAGGTTTTAGCGACGGCCCGGACGCAGGTTTTAGCGACGGCTCCCATTCAGGCGCGGGAAATGGTGCTGCTTCCACCGCTGACTCCGGGGAAAACGGCGCTACCCCAGCCGCCCCTTGGCTCNCCCAACCCNTGAACTGGCCAAGCTACGCCCGCGATACCCAAGCCAACGATCCGGCGTCGCACTTGTCCTTGTACCGCAAAGCCCTAGCCCTGCGGCGCGAACTCAAGCTGGGCACAGGCTCGCTGCAGTGGGCCGAGAAATACTGCACGGAGGACTCGCTAGCGTTCCTGAACGGCTCCACCTTGGTGCTCATCAACACCGGCAGCGAGCCCCTGCCATTGCCCGCTGGCACCGTCATTGCAAGGTCCCTGCCTGCCCTGGGCGATAGCGCCGAACTAGAATCATCCGAGGCTATTTGGCTAAAACTGTGA
- a CDS encoding LacI family DNA-binding transcriptional regulator has product MAGIKEVAELSGLSIATVSRALGGKGSVSAKXRKLAQDAAAELGFVLSYAASSLASGRNHNIGIVVPSVNRWFYSSVIDGASAVLLEAGYDLTLYTASQNENHRATILNDFLLRKRLDAVIAVSLELTEAEVSQLLAIHRPVLGIGGPLPGADSLRVNDFDLAKRATEHLIGLGHTRIAHIGGDHEYDSDFKLPGTRRSGYQMAMEQAQLPTSAAWQRSSDFTVLGAYTTARSLLGDGLMRPTAVFAASDEMAIGTILAARDFGLRVPEELSVIGIDGHELGEVFGLTTFDQKPRAQGALAAGRILARLEQSSPDADVAYQPVAEEFPTQFVVRNSTAVPPAE; this is encoded by the coding sequence GTGGCGGGCATCAAAGAGGTTGCGGAACTTTCCGGACTGTCGATCGCCACGGTTTCGCGTGCCTTGGGCGGCAAAGGGAGCGTCTCTGCCAAANGCCGCAAACTTGCCCAAGACGCGGCTGCTGAGCTGGGCTTCGTGTTGTCCTACGCTGCCTCCAGTCTGGCTTCTGGCCGAAATCACAACATTGGGATCGTAGTACCCAGCGTCAACCGCTGGTTCTATTCCTCCGTGATCGACGGCGCCTCCGCGGTACTGCTCGAAGCCGGCTACGACCTCACGCTGTACACCGCCAGCCAAAATGAGAACCACCGCGCCACCATCCTGAACGATTTCCTGCTGCGAAAGAGGCTCGACGCCGTCATCGCTGTTTCGCTGGAACTCACCGAGGCTGAGGTAAGTCAGCTGTTGGCGATTCACCGCCCCGTGTTGGGGATCGGTGGGCCGCTGCCGGGTGCCGACAGCCTGCGCGTCAATGACTTTGACTTGGCAAAGCGGGCTACCGAGCACCTGATTGGGCTCGGCCATACACGGATCGCCCATATTGGTGGCGATCATGAGTACGATTCTGACTTCAAATTACCCGGAACGCGACGCAGCGGCTACCAGATGGCTATGGAGCAAGCTCAGCTACCTACTTCCGCGGCGTGGCAGCGGAGCTCCGACTTTACCGTCCTGGGCGCGTACACCACCGCCCGCTCCTTATTGGGTGATGGTCTGATGCGGCCAACTGCAGTCTTCGCAGCCTCTGACGAAATGGCCATCGGTACCATCCTCGCCGCCAGAGACTTTGGCCTGCGAGTTCCGGAGGAGCTTTCGGTGATTGGCATTGACGGGCACGAACTAGGCGAAGTCTTTGGGCTCACCACCTTTGATCAGAAACCACGGGCACAGGGTGCCCTCGCTGCGGGCCGCATCTTGGCCCGGCTAGAGCAGTCCTCTCCGGACGCTGACGTGGCGTACCAGCCGGTGGCTGAAGAGTTCCCCACCCAGTTTGTGGTGCGTAATAGTACGGCTGTGCCGCCGGCGGAGTAG